The window TCGCGGAACGCCTTGGGGGCGATGGCCGGCAGCTTGCGGAAGTCCTGGCCCTTCATGAACACGGTGGGCAGATGGCGGATGAACTGCCCTTCCTTGTCGGAGAAGGGCTTCTGGGCCCAGCGCATGTTCTTCAGCAGGGTGTGGAACAGGGCGCGGTTCTTCAGCACCAGGCCCAGGAGCTTGCTCTGCGTGGGATGTCCTTCCTCGTCCTGGATGCGGGCGTGGATCTCCTTGATCAGGCGCGGCAGGTCGATGCCCGCGGCGCAGACCTCCTTGCAGGCCCCGCAGTTGACGCAGTTCTGCACCAGGAACTTGGCCTTGTCGCGGCCGTGGAAGAAGTACGTGTTGATCATGCCGATGGCGCCGATGTAGATGTGGCCGTACTTGTGGCCACCCACCAGGCGGTACACCGGGCAGACGTTGGCGCAGGCGCCGCAGCGCACGCAGCGCAGGGCCTGGCCGAAGTCCTTGTCCTTGGCCAGGGCGCGGCGACCGTTGTCCAGGAAGACCACGTGCATGATCTTCTTGTTCTCGGGCGCGCTCTTGCACTCGTTGGGGCCGGTGATCCAGGTCACGTAGGAGGTCAGCTGCTGGCCCGTGGCGTTGCGCGGCAGGACCTTCAGCACGCGGAAGGCGTCGTGCATCGTGCCCGTCAGCTTGTCCAGGCCCATGATCGCGACGTGCACGCGCGGCAGGGTCGTGGTCAGGCGGGCGTTGCCCTCGTTGGTCACGATGCCGATGGTGCCGGTCTCGGCCACGGCGAAGTTGCCGCCCGAGATGCCCATGTCGGCCTCGACGAACTTGCGGCGAAGCTCCCGGCGGGCGACCTTGACCAGCTTCTGGATGTCCACTTCCTGCTTCTTGTGGGTGACCTCGGTGAAGAGGTCGGCCACCTGGTAGCGGGAGAGGTGGATGGCCGGCATGACCATGTGGGACGGCCCCTCGTGGCGCAGCTGGATGATCCATTCGCCCAGGTCCGACTCCACGACGTCGAGGCCCACGTCCTCCAGGTGGTGGTTGAGGAGCGTCTCCTCCGCGGTCATGGACTTGGACTTGATGATCTTCTTGACGTCGTTCTCACGCGCGATCTTGGCGATGATCTCGTTGGCCTCGAAGGCGGTCTTGGCCAGGTGCACCTTGATGCCCATGGACTCGGCCTTGGCCTTGAACTGCTCGAAGAGCTCGTCCATGCGCGGCATGGCCTCGTCCTTGGCCTTGGCGATCTCGGCGATCAGGCCCTTGACGTCCATGCCCGCGAAGGCGTTGGCCCGTCCGGTGCGGTAGGCCACGGCGAAGGTGTCGAGGATCTTGCGCTGGAAGTCGTTGCTCAGCGAATCCTCGAGCTCGGACAGGTATTGGTCGAGAGTGGTCGCGGTTTGCATCAGGCAGCCTCCAGAAGAAGAACGTGGAGCTCCAGGGGGCCGTGCACGCCGATGGCCAGCACGCGCTCGATGTCGGCGGTGCGGCTCGGGCCGGTGATGAAGGCCATGTAGCTCGGGGTCTTGTTGACGATGTCCAGGAGCTCTTCCTCGCACTCGTAGGTGCCGGCCCTGAGCTTGGACTCGGGCAGGACCACGACGTTGATCTCGCTGACCATCGTCGAGAGGCGGACCTCCTCGGCGGAGGAGTCCACCACCACGGTGCCGGTCTCGGCCAGGCCGTAGTCGGCCAGGGTGAAGCCGATGTCGATGCCCGCCAGGTGGTCGCGCATGTCCTTGGTGAGCAGCTTGATCCCGGCCTTGTCGGCCAGGGTCTTCAGCTCCTTGAGCGCCTTGCCGGACAGCTGCGGCGCGGCGATGACGCGCTCGGCGGTCTTCTGCCCGCAGAGCTCACCGGCCGCATCGGACACGGGCTCGCCGCAGCCGGACATGAGCAGCTGGCAGGCTTCCTTCTTCAGGCAGATGTCCACGGCGTAGGCGTAGGCCTCCTTCATGGACTTCACCTTCTTCACGACGGCGGAGACGGCCTCCGCCTTCTGGGTGAAAAGGGATTCGATCTCTTGTTGCACCACGTGGCACCTCCGGGATTGCCGCGCCGCCGCCGTATCGTCCGACAGCGGCGGCGCGGCGTTTGATCTTACTGGTTACGCAGCACTTCGAGGGTCTCGGTGGCGATCTCGAGCTCCTCGTTGGTCGGGATGATGAAGATCTTGATCGGGCTGCCCGCGGCGCTGATCTCCACGGCCTGGCCGCGCGGCGCGTGCATGTTCTTGTCGCTGTCGATGACCGCGCCGAGGGGGGCCAGGGTCGCGCAGGCGAGCTGGCGCACCACGGCGTCGTTCTCGCCGATGCCCGCCGTGAAGCAGATGGCGTCGCAGCCGCCCAGGACCGCCAGGTCCTGGCCGATGAACTGGGTCACGCGGCGGCAGAAGACCTTGAGCGCCAGCTCCGCGTCCGCGTCGCCCTCGCTCACGCGCGCGTGGATGTCGCGCATGTCGTTGTAGCCGCAAAGCCCCTTGAGGCCGCTCTGCTTGTTCAGGATGGTGTCGATCTCCTCGGCGGTCAGCCCCTTGTTGGAGGCCAGGAAGGCGATCACGGCCGGGTCGATGTCGCCGCAGCGCGTGCCCATGACCAGGCCGCCGAGCGGGGTCAGGCCCATGCTCGTGTCGATGCACTTGCCGTTCTTGACCGCGTCCATGGAGCAGCCGTTGCCCAGGTGCACGGTGATGCACGAGGTCTCGGAGAAGGGCTTGCCGAGCAGCTTGGCGCACTGCTTGGCCACGTAGCCGTGCGAGGTGCCGTGGAAGCCGTAGCGGCGGATCTTCAGCTCGGTGTAGTATTCCTTGGGGATGGCGTAGCGGTAGGCCTCGGGAGCCATGGTCTGGTGGAACGCGGTGTCGAAGACGACCACGTTGGGCACGCCGGGCAGGAGCTTGCGCGCCGTCTCGATGCCGGCCAGGTGGCCGGGGTTGTGCAGCGGGCCCAGCGGGATGAGCTTCCGGATGCCCTCGACGACCGAGTCGTCCACGAGCATGGGCTGGCTGAAGAGGTCGCCGCCCTGCACCACGCGGTGGCCGATGGCGTCGACGTCCGAGATGTTCTCGAGCACGCCGGTGTCCTTGGCCACGATGAGGTCCATGACCTTGGTCAGGCCGAAGGCGTGGTCCTTGATGGGCATCTCGTAGGAGAAGGACTCCTCCTTGGGGGAGCCGGGGAAACGCTTGTGACGCACCGCGCCGATGCTCTCGCCGATGCGCTCGACGAGGCCCGTGGTCAGGACGGTGGTGCTGTCCATGTCCAGAAGCTGGTACTTGAGCGACGAGCTTCCGGAGTTGAGGACGAGAATCTTCATGGTCTTAAGCTCCCTTGGTATTGCTGAACTGGGCCTGGATGGCGGTGATGGCCACGGTGTTCACGATGTCGGGCACCGTGCAGCCGCGGCTCAGGTCGTTCACAGGCTTTCTCAGGCCCTGCAGGACGGGGCCGACGGCGATGGCGTTGGCGGCGCGCTGCACGGCCTTGTAGGTGTTGTTGCCGGTGTTCAGGTCCGGGAAGATGAACACCGTGGCCTTTCCGGCCACCGGGTTGCCCGGCATCTTGGTGCGGGCGACCTCCGGGTCGTAGGCCGCGTCGTACTGCAGCGGCCCCTCGAGGGCCATGTTCGGGGCCATCTTCTTGGCCAGGGCCACGGCCTCGCGGACCTTGTCCACGTCCTGGCCCGAGCCGGACTCGCCCGTGGAGTAGGAGAGCATGGCCACGCGCGGTTCCACGCCGAACTGCACGGCCGTCTCCGCGGAGGCCACGGCGATCTCGGCCAGCTGCGGGGCCGTGGGGTTCGGGTTGACCGCGCAGTCGCCGAAGACCAGCACGCGGTCGGGCATGCACATGAGGAAGACCGAGGAGACCAGCGAGATGCCGGGCTTGGTCTTGATTATCTGGAGCGCGGGCCGGATGGTCTGCGCCGTGGTGGTGATGGAGCCCGAGACCATGCCGTCGGCCGCGCCCAGCTGGACCATCATGGTGCCGAAGTAGGTCGGGTCGGCCATGGTGTCGCGGGCCAGCTCGGGCGTCACGCCCTTGGTCTTGCGCATCTCGAGGAAGGTGTTCCAGTACTCCTCGTACATGGCGGAGTTCACCGGGTCGATGATCTGGGCGGTGTCGAGGCTCAGCCCCATCTGGCCCGCGCGGTCGACGACCTTGTCCACGTCGCCGAGGATGGTCAGGTCCACGATGCCGCGGCGCAGCAGGATGTCGGCGGCCTGCAGGATGCGGTCCGAGGAGCCCTCGGGCAGCACGATGTGGCGCTTGTCCGCCTTGGCCTTCTCGATCAGGCTGTACTCGAACATGATCGGGGTGACCTTGGTGGAGCGCTTGGCCTCGAGGCGGTCGCGAAGCTCGCGGGTGTCCACGTGCTCCTCGAAGGAGCCGAGCGCGGTGGCGATCTTCTTCTGGTCCTCGGGGTCGATGCGGCCGTAGAGCTCGGTCAGCGTGCGCGTGGTCTTGTAGGTGTGGCCCTCGGCCACGAGCACGGGCAGGGGCACGCCGGTCCAGCCCTCGAGCAGCTTCTGGATGGTCTGCGGGGGCCTGAGTCCGCCGGTGAGCACGATGCCGGCCACTTCCGGATAGGAGTGGGACTGGCGGGTGGCGAAGCAGGCCAGGATGATGTCCGCGCGGTCACCCGGGGTGATGACCAGACAGTTCTTGGAGACGTACTCCAGGAAGTTGTCCACGTGCATGGCGGCGACCACGTAGTCGTCGATCTGCACGTCCAGGTGCTCGCGCCCGGACAGGGGCTCGGCGTTCAGCCACTTCTGCACGTCGAGCATGGTCGGCTTGCCGAGCGACGCCACCTCGGGGATGACGTAGGCCAGGCATTCCTCGTTGACCCGGTACTTGCAGCGCAGCCCGGTGAGGATCTCGTTCTTGTCCTGGACCTCGGCCCTGTTGACGATGGTCGCCAGGATGTCGAGGTTCTTGTCCGTGAAGGTGTCGATCACGATCTGCGTCTGGGCGATGATCTGCTTCGCGGTCTTGCCCTGTCCGTTGGCCACGAGGACCACCGGTGCGCCGAGGTTGGCCGCGATTTCGGCATTGATGTCGAACTCGAAGGAGGCGTCGCCGCCCATGAAGTCCGTGCCTTCGCACAGGATGAAGTCGAAGCGCGACTCCAGGGCCTTGTACTTGGCCAGGATGTTCTCCATGAGCAGGGCGTGCTCGCCGCGGTTGATGAGGTCCCGGGCCTGCTCGAGGGTGTAGGCGTAGGCGTCCTGATAGGTCTCGTTCAGGTAGAACTGCGAGAGGATCAGGTTCGTGTCGTGGTCACGCTTGCCCTCGACGCTGCCGCTGATGATCGGCCGAAAGAAGCCCACGCGGCGGATGTCGCGCATGAGCAGCTGCATGAGCCCCAGGCAGATGGCGGATTTGCCGCTGCGGGCCTCGGTGTTGATGACATAGAGGTTCTTGGCCATGATGCACCTTCTTGTTCGGTGTTACCGTCTCGCCCGACGCTAGAGCGATTCGGCGTATAGCTCCATAACATGTTTCACGGGAATGGAGTGCCCGCTTCTGGAAAGCATGTCCGCGATCTGCATCATGCAGGCCGGACACGACGTCGCCGCGACCTGGGCCCCCGTCGCGGCGATGCTCTCCGCCTTCTTCAGGCCGATGGTCTCGGAGAGCTTGTAGTGCTTGAGGTTGAAGCTGCCGCCGTTGCCGCAGCAGGAGGGGCCGCCGGGAAGTTCCGCCACGGAGTATCCGGCGGTGGCCTCGATTATCGTGCGGGGCTGCTTGGTAACCCCGAGGGCGTTCCGCAGGTGGCAGGGGTCGTGGTAGGCGGCCTTGGCCACGTTGGAGGGCTTGCCCGCAAGCGCCGTGACACCCAGGACGTCGACCAGGAACTGGCTCACGTCCATGACCTTGGAGGCCACCATGCGCACCCGGCCCTGGTCGAGCTGGTCGCCGTAGTACTTGGGCCAGAGGTGGGAGATGGTCGAGGTGCAGGTGGCGCAGGGGGTGAGCAGGTAGTCCCAGGGCGCCTTGGCGAAGAGGTCCAGGTTCTGGTGCACGAGCTTGTCGAAGGACTCCGGCTCGCCGCAGGACAGCGCGGGGATGCCGCAGCAGGCCTGGTTCGCGGGCATGAAGACGCCGACGCCGTGGTGCTCCAGGATCTTCAGGACCGCAAGGCCCACGTTCGGGAAGATCTTGTCCGTGACGCAGCCGGGGAAGAAGGCCACGCGAAGGCCCGACTTGCCCGGAGGCGTGTCCATGCGGGGCACGAGGGAGCCGAGGGGCTTGGCCGCCAGCTTCTTGAAGTGGCGATCCGCGATGACCGGCGCGTTGAAGCGCGCGCAGGACGTGCCGATGATCGCATCGGCGTCCTTGGTGAACAGCCCCTGGAAGGAGGCTCCGAACTTGAGCAGGTTGTTCATGAGCTTGGGGTTGGTCAGGAGCTTCCTGAAGATCAGGCGCTGCGCCGGGGGCAGGCCGAGGTAGCCGGCCAGGATGGCGCGGGCGCGCAGGAAGATGTCCGTGACCTTCACGCCCGAGGGGCAGTTGGCCTCGCAGGTGCCGCAGAGCAGGCAGCGCTGCAGCTTCTCGTTGACCGCCTCGGGGTCCTTGACCATCTCCTCGACCAGGCCGGAGAGCAGGGCCAGCTTGCCGCGCGTGACGTCGGTCTCGCGGCCCGTCTGGGCGAAGACCGGGCACTGCGCCTGGCACATGCCGCAGCGCATGCAGCCGGTCAGGAGATCGTCCAGCTCCTTGAGCATGGACACGAGTTTCTTGATGTCCGCCATGGGTTCCTCCTATGGACCGTCCGGGCTAGCCGAGCAGGGGGCCGAGCAGCTTGCCGGGGTTGAGGATGCCCTTGGGATCGAGCACGCTCTTCATGCGGCGGGCGTATTCGATGCCCGCGACGCCGATCTCGTTCTTCATGAACTTGGCCTTGGCCAGACCGATGCCGTGCTCGCCCGAGAGCGTGCCGCCCAGCGCCAGCGCCTCGTCGAAGATGGCGTCGATGGCCTTCTCCACGCGCACCCACTCGTTGTGGTCGCGCTTGTCCGTGAGGATGGTCGGGTGGAGGTTGCCGTCGCCCGCGTGGCCGAAGGTGCCGATGGTCAGCTCGAACTTCTTGGCGATCTTGCCCAGGGCCTCCATCATGGCCGGGATCTTGGACCGGGGCACGGTGGCGTCCTCGAGCACGGTGGTCGGGCGCATGCGGGCCAGGGCGGGCAGCGCGTCGCGGCGGGCCTGCCACACGGCGTTGCGCTCGGCCTCGCTCTTGGCGACCTGCACGGCGCTGGCCTTGTGCTCCTTGCAGATGGCCTCGACCTTGGCGGCCTCGTCCTCGACCTGGGCCGGGTGGCCGTCCACCTCGATGAGCAGGAGGGCCGCGGCTTCTGTCGGCAGACCGGCCTTGCGGAAGTTCTCCACGGTGCGGATGGTGAAGTTGTCCATGAGCTCGAGGGTGGCGGGCACGATCTTGGAGGCGATGATCGCGGACACGGTGCGCGAGGCGGCCATGACGTCGTCGAAGATGGCCATCATGGACTTGTGCGCCGCGGCGGGCGGCACGAGCTTCAGGATGAGCTTCTCGAACACGCCGAGCGTGCCCTCGGAGGCGACCATGAGCCCGGCGAGGTTGTAGCCGGTGACGCACTTCACGGTCTTGGAGCCGGAGTGGACCAGCTCGCCGTTCACGTCGAAGAAGTCGACGCCCATGACGTAGTCCTTGGTCACGCCGTACTTGAGGCCGCGAAGGCCGCCGGCGTTCTCGGCCACGTTGCCGCCGAGCGTGGAGACGGCCATGGAGCCCGGATCGGGCGGGTAGAACAGGCCCTTGGCCGCGACCTGGGCCGCGAACTTGGCGGTGATCACGCCGGGCTGGACCACGGCGTACATGTCCTCGACGTTCAGCTCGAGGATCTTGTCCAGGGCGGTGGTCAGGCAGACCACGCCGCCGGGATGCGGGATGGTGCCGCCCGAGAGGTTGGTGCCGGAACCGCGCACGGTGAGCTTGATTCCGTTGTCGTTGCACAGCTTGACCACCTTGCCGAGGGCTTCGGAGGTGGCGGGCCGGACGACGAGGGCGGGCTCGACCTTGTCGAGGACCGCGGCGTCGTAAGAGTAGGCGTGCAGATCGGTGGCGTCGGTCAGGACGTTGTCCTTGCCGACGACGGCTTCGAATTCGCTAACGAGGGCCTTGGACGTCATGATGGCTCTCCTTTTGTCGTTATCGCGTTTCGGGTCTTCCGGCGGCCTTGTGGCCGCTTCCGGACCTCCGCGTTCCGAAGCGTCCCGCGGGGCAGGGCGCTTCGGAACGGGGAGGTCCGGCGATCTCTCGCCGGACCGTTCCCCAAAGACAGTCTATCCCCCCGGCAGCATGAACTTGAGCCAGTATGCCTGGGCCAGGGTGATCATGCCCACCACCACGAGCATGGCGATGGAGTGCAGGACGGTGAAGCGGAAGATGTCACCCTCGCGGCCGACCATGTTCGAGGCCGCGGTGGCCACGGCGATGGACTGCGGGGAGATCATCTTGCCGGTGACGCCGCCCGACGAGTTGGCGGCCACGCACAGGTGCGGGTCCACGCCGATCTGCTGCGCGGTCGTCTTCTGCAGGGCGCCGAACAGGGCGTTGGAGGACGTGTCCGAACCGGTCAGGAACACGCCGAGCCAGCCCAGGAACGGCGAGAAGAACGGGAACATCGCGCCGGTCATGGTGAAGGCCAGGCCCAACGTGGCGCTCATGCCCGAGTAGTTCATGATGAAGCCCAGGCCGAGGACCAGGGCGATGGTCAGGATCGGGTAGCGCAGCATGAGGATGGTCCGGCCGAAGCAGTTCACGGCCTTGCCCAGGCCGTAGTTCGGCAGGAAGGGCAGGGACGCGAAGCCCGCGAAGAACACGGCGGAGCCGGCCGAGGCGAGCAGGGCCTGCTTGTACACGGCCGCGTAAGGCGCGTCCTTGGCCACAATGGGGACGGTCTTGACGACCAGGTTGTGCAGGCCGGGCCAGTTGAGGGAGACGACCAGCGCGGAGCCGAGCACCTTCTTGACCGGATCGAGGCCCCACAGGAAGACGAACAAGGCCAGGATGATCCACGGAATCCAGGCGCGCATGACCTGGCCCTGGGTGTAGGGGCACTGCGAGCGGGCGCAGGTGGCCTTGGGCTCGTGCGCGAAGCGCCAGATGTTCTTCGGGTGCCAGACCTTGAGGAACAGGCCGAGGCCCAGGATGGTCACGATGGCCGCGATGATGTCCGGCAGGTAGGGGCCCATGAAGTTGGAGACCGTGAACTGCGAGACGGCGAAGCACAGGCCCGCCACGATGATCGCGGGCAGGACCTCGAAGGTCCGCTTGAAGCCGCACATGGTCACGGTCAGCCACAGGGGCACGATGACCGAGAGGAAGGGCAGCTGGCGGCCGACGATCTGGGAGATGGTGTGGATGTCGAGGCCTGTCACCTGTCCGGCGACCACGATGGGGATGCCCAGGGCGCCGAAGGCCACGGGCGCGGTGTTGGCGATGAGGCAGATGCCCGCGGCGTACAGCGGCTCGAAGCCGAGACCCACGAGCATGGCGGCG of the Desulfovibrio sp. X2 genome contains:
- the ldhH gene encoding L-lactate dehydrogenase (quinone) large subunit LdhH; translated protein: MQTATTLDQYLSELEDSLSNDFQRKILDTFAVAYRTGRANAFAGMDVKGLIAEIAKAKDEAMPRMDELFEQFKAKAESMGIKVHLAKTAFEANEIIAKIARENDVKKIIKSKSMTAEETLLNHHLEDVGLDVVESDLGEWIIQLRHEGPSHMVMPAIHLSRYQVADLFTEVTHKKQEVDIQKLVKVARRELRRKFVEADMGISGGNFAVAETGTIGIVTNEGNARLTTTLPRVHVAIMGLDKLTGTMHDAFRVLKVLPRNATGQQLTSYVTWITGPNECKSAPENKKIMHVVFLDNGRRALAKDKDFGQALRCVRCGACANVCPVYRLVGGHKYGHIYIGAIGMINTYFFHGRDKAKFLVQNCVNCGACKEVCAAGIDLPRLIKEIHARIQDEEGHPTQSKLLGLVLKNRALFHTLLKNMRWAQKPFSDKEGQFIRHLPTVFMKGQDFRKLPAIAPKAFRDMWKDVKPNVPHPTLKVALFSGCVQDFVYPEQMVAAVKVMTKRGGVALDFPMKQSCCGLPVTMMGEKEAAKDVARQNLTAMDPADYDYIVTLCASCASHLKHGYPKLLEDDTALAAKAEQFSDKVIDFSSFVHDVLGLDENDFTNSGKAVGFHAPCHLCRGMDVHEAPRELLGTAHKYVPTDEEEVCCGFGGSYSMKFPVVSRTLLAKKLANLEAGGVSVVATDCPGCVMQIRGGMNASGRKIEVKHTAELLAERLK
- a CDS encoding lactate utilization protein, encoding MVQQEIESLFTQKAEAVSAVVKKVKSMKEAYAYAVDICLKKEACQLLMSGCGEPVSDAAGELCGQKTAERVIAAPQLSGKALKELKTLADKAGIKLLTKDMRDHLAGIDIGFTLADYGLAETGTVVVDSSAEEVRLSTMVSEINVVVLPESKLRAGTYECEEELLDIVNKTPSYMAFITGPSRTADIERVLAIGVHGPLELHVLLLEAA
- a CDS encoding acetate kinase translates to MKILVLNSGSSSLKYQLLDMDSTTVLTTGLVERIGESIGAVRHKRFPGSPKEESFSYEMPIKDHAFGLTKVMDLIVAKDTGVLENISDVDAIGHRVVQGGDLFSQPMLVDDSVVEGIRKLIPLGPLHNPGHLAGIETARKLLPGVPNVVVFDTAFHQTMAPEAYRYAIPKEYYTELKIRRYGFHGTSHGYVAKQCAKLLGKPFSETSCITVHLGNGCSMDAVKNGKCIDTSMGLTPLGGLVMGTRCGDIDPAVIAFLASNKGLTAEEIDTILNKQSGLKGLCGYNDMRDIHARVSEGDADAELALKVFCRRVTQFIGQDLAVLGGCDAICFTAGIGENDAVVRQLACATLAPLGAVIDSDKNMHAPRGQAVEISAAGSPIKIFIIPTNEELEIATETLEVLRNQ
- the pta gene encoding phosphate acetyltransferase, with amino-acid sequence MAKNLYVINTEARSGKSAICLGLMQLLMRDIRRVGFFRPIISGSVEGKRDHDTNLILSQFYLNETYQDAYAYTLEQARDLINRGEHALLMENILAKYKALESRFDFILCEGTDFMGGDASFEFDINAEIAANLGAPVVLVANGQGKTAKQIIAQTQIVIDTFTDKNLDILATIVNRAEVQDKNEILTGLRCKYRVNEECLAYVIPEVASLGKPTMLDVQKWLNAEPLSGREHLDVQIDDYVVAAMHVDNFLEYVSKNCLVITPGDRADIILACFATRQSHSYPEVAGIVLTGGLRPPQTIQKLLEGWTGVPLPVLVAEGHTYKTTRTLTELYGRIDPEDQKKIATALGSFEEHVDTRELRDRLEAKRSTKVTPIMFEYSLIEKAKADKRHIVLPEGSSDRILQAADILLRRGIVDLTILGDVDKVVDRAGQMGLSLDTAQIIDPVNSAMYEEYWNTFLEMRKTKGVTPELARDTMADPTYFGTMMVQLGAADGMVSGSITTTAQTIRPALQIIKTKPGISLVSSVFLMCMPDRVLVFGDCAVNPNPTAPQLAEIAVASAETAVQFGVEPRVAMLSYSTGESGSGQDVDKVREAVALAKKMAPNMALEGPLQYDAAYDPEVARTKMPGNPVAGKATVFIFPDLNTGNNTYKAVQRAANAIAVGPVLQGLRKPVNDLSRGCTVPDIVNTVAITAIQAQFSNTKGA
- a CDS encoding (Fe-S)-binding protein gives rise to the protein MADIKKLVSMLKELDDLLTGCMRCGMCQAQCPVFAQTGRETDVTRGKLALLSGLVEEMVKDPEAVNEKLQRCLLCGTCEANCPSGVKVTDIFLRARAILAGYLGLPPAQRLIFRKLLTNPKLMNNLLKFGASFQGLFTKDADAIIGTSCARFNAPVIADRHFKKLAAKPLGSLVPRMDTPPGKSGLRVAFFPGCVTDKIFPNVGLAVLKILEHHGVGVFMPANQACCGIPALSCGEPESFDKLVHQNLDLFAKAPWDYLLTPCATCTSTISHLWPKYYGDQLDQGRVRMVASKVMDVSQFLVDVLGVTALAGKPSNVAKAAYHDPCHLRNALGVTKQPRTIIEATAGYSVAELPGGPSCCGNGGSFNLKHYKLSETIGLKKAESIAATGAQVAATSCPACMMQIADMLSRSGHSIPVKHVMELYAESL
- a CDS encoding FAD-binding oxidoreductase — its product is MTSKALVSEFEAVVGKDNVLTDATDLHAYSYDAAVLDKVEPALVVRPATSEALGKVVKLCNDNGIKLTVRGSGTNLSGGTIPHPGGVVCLTTALDKILELNVEDMYAVVQPGVITAKFAAQVAAKGLFYPPDPGSMAVSTLGGNVAENAGGLRGLKYGVTKDYVMGVDFFDVNGELVHSGSKTVKCVTGYNLAGLMVASEGTLGVFEKLILKLVPPAAAHKSMMAIFDDVMAASRTVSAIIASKIVPATLELMDNFTIRTVENFRKAGLPTEAAALLLIEVDGHPAQVEDEAAKVEAICKEHKASAVQVAKSEAERNAVWQARRDALPALARMRPTTVLEDATVPRSKIPAMMEALGKIAKKFELTIGTFGHAGDGNLHPTILTDKRDHNEWVRVEKAIDAIFDEALALGGTLSGEHGIGLAKAKFMKNEIGVAGIEYARRMKSVLDPKGILNPGKLLGPLLG
- a CDS encoding L-lactate permease; its protein translation is MTWLQVYNPLGGIVLSALVAGIPLYILFYMLAVKRAKGHWAALASVVAALVLAVAVWGMPVGMAVSSVFYGAAIGIFPIVWIVVCAIWVYNMTVESGQFEILKTSLASMTEDRRLQAIFIAFAFGSFIEGTAGFGTPVAITAAMLVGLGFEPLYAAGICLIANTAPVAFGALGIPIVVAGQVTGLDIHTISQIVGRQLPFLSVIVPLWLTVTMCGFKRTFEVLPAIIVAGLCFAVSQFTVSNFMGPYLPDIIAAIVTILGLGLFLKVWHPKNIWRFAHEPKATCARSQCPYTQGQVMRAWIPWIILALFVFLWGLDPVKKVLGSALVVSLNWPGLHNLVVKTVPIVAKDAPYAAVYKQALLASAGSAVFFAGFASLPFLPNYGLGKAVNCFGRTILMLRYPILTIALVLGLGFIMNYSGMSATLGLAFTMTGAMFPFFSPFLGWLGVFLTGSDTSSNALFGALQKTTAQQIGVDPHLCVAANSSGGVTGKMISPQSIAVATAASNMVGREGDIFRFTVLHSIAMLVVVGMITLAQAYWLKFMLPGG